A stretch of DNA from Leptospirillum ferriphilum:
AAGCCTTGAGAGCCGTTATTTCCCCGTCGGAAGCCAAACGGTTGAAAGTGGCAGTCGATGCAGCGAGGACGGAAACGGGAATGATCATCGTCAGAAACTGGGGGAAGATCATCATCACAAGCCGGAGAACCGTGGGGATGGACAGTCCCTTGTTGACGAGAAGGTTCATGATCATCAGGGTCTGCTGGGTCAGGATCAGGACCACCAGAACCAGAAGGCCGATCACGAAGGGTGGCAGAAGTTCGAGAAAGAGATACCGGTGGATGATTTTCATGCGGGCTTCCCGAAACCGCGGGTGGAGGGTTTACGCATGAGAAACGGCATTTCCCTTCAGGCCTGCTCTCGCGCCCTGTGTGATCGTGACAAAAAGCAGATCTCCGGGGGATGGATCGGGGCGTTCCGGTGCGACAAGAGCGCGAACCGTCAGGAACTGGGGAGTCCGTCCGACGGCGGTGCGGGTTTCAGGGTCCCATTTTTCCGTCAGGATTTCGACTCGGCTCCCGACCAGGCCCTGATTTCTCTCCATCGCCTGCTGTTCTACCTTTTTCTGAAGTCTTTCGAGTCGTTCGACGCTTACCTCCCTGGGAGGAATGTCTTCCCAGGAATGGGCCGGCGTGGAAGGGCGTGGAGAGTAAATGAAAGCGAAAGCCCCGTCGAAGCGAAACTTTTCCACGGCGGCCAGCGTTTTTTCAAAGTCCTCTTCCGTCTCCCCACAGAAACCGACGATCAGATCGGTCGTCAGAGCGGCTTCCGGAACTTTTTTCCGGAGTTTTTCGATCCATCGTCGGTAGTCATCCAGCGTGTATCCCCGCTGCATTCTCTCGAGCATGCGGTCAGAGCCGGACTGGACGGGCAGGTGCAGGTGCGGCATGACCCGGGAAGAGGTCGCCATGACATTGATCAGGGCATCGGACATGTCCATCGGATGGGACGTGGTGAACCTGATGCGCAGCAGGCCCGGAATATCGGAGAGGCGCTGAAGAAGTTCCGGAAAGGATGCTCCTGCCGTATCTCCCTTCTGTCCATAGCCGTTCACGTTCTGTCCGAGAAGGGTAATTTCCCGGAAGCCCATCGAAACAAGGTCCTCGGCTTCCCGAAGAATATCGGCGACCGGACGACTTCTTTCCGGGCCCCGGGTGGCCGGAACAACACAATAGGCGCATGCTTTGTCGCATCCTTCCTGCACCGTCACGAAGGCGGAAACTCCCGGAGGCCGGAGAGCCGGAGGAGTCGTCATTTCTGGGACCGGCCAGAGTGTTCCGTCCACACGTGCGCGGGGAGTAGATGCAGCGTCGAGCAAGGGGATCAGGTTCCGGATCTGGGACGGACCGAGAATCAGGTCGACGTCCGGAACAAGACGGAAGATTTCCTCTCCTTCCCGCTGGGCCATGCAACCGGTGACGGCCAGAATGGTTCCGGGACCCTCCTTGCGGACTTGCCGGATCCGTCCGAGGTCGGACAGGGCTTTCTGGTCCGCCTTGTCCCGGATTGTGCAGGTATTCACAAGAATGATGTCGGCCGCGGCCGGTTCTGACACCGGTTTTCCTCCTTCGGAGGCAAGGAGCCCGGCCATCCTCTCCGAGTCATGAACGTTCATCTGGCAGCCGAACGTTTTGATGTAAAACGTCTTTCCGTCAAAGATGGATCCGCGGGTGTCCGGAGGATTTCCGGGGGGGAGGTGTTTTTCTCCTGTGGCTGCCGAGTCACTCATCTGTATTGCCAATCCTTTCGTCTTGTTCTTCCTTGTCCAGTTCGCTCAGGAGTCGTGCATGACGCACTTCAAACACTTCGGCCCACAGGCTCTTTTCGGAAGAAGACCGCGATTCAATTCCCAGCGTTTCGAGAAGGGCCTGATCCTGGGGACAGAGGTCAAGAAGAGCGAGAAATGCGTCGGGCTCCATCCCCAGATATCGGAGAAGGTCCAGATCCATGGAACAGGGAAACGCATAGTCTCCCAGTGTTCCGGAGCGAAACGCACGCCCCTTGTCGATCATGCGACCAAGCCAGGGCAATCCTCCCGTTCGAAGACGACCGTTTCTGGGACGGAAAGGAGTTGTCCCGGGCAATTCCTTTTTACCTACTTTTCCACCTGAACGGTCATGTGCCATGGGTAAAGATCCCAGGACCTGATCCGGTCAAAACCGGCCTCAAGCAGGTCGTCGTAAAGGTCCACCTCCGCGACTCGCTCTTCCATCGGGGGCCCGCTGGGAGTTTCTTCGCGTTTCCAGTCCACAAGGAAGAGGCTACCCCCGGGGGACAGGAGTCGTCGAAGTTCTTCCAGCGTTTTTTTTCTGTCGTCAATTTCATGATAGACGTTGACCATCCACATGAGTCCGATGCTTTCTGATTCCAGGGGCAAGGGAAAAGAAGAGGCCGGAATGCTTTTCAGAACTTCCCGTTTATAGCGCCCGAGGCTTCTCTCCTTTAAAAGCGCGAGCATTTCCGGCTGGATATCAACTCCGAAGAAAGGTCCCCTGTCTCCATAACGGTCATAGACTGGAAAAGCAAAAAAACCTGTTCCGACGCCGAAGTCCAGAAACCCCTTGCCGTCCAGCGGCTTCATGAGGGAAAGAAGCTTTTCCGGATTCTGAAATTCCAGACGGGCAGGATCTTCGAGACGTTCAACCATGCGGGGATTAAAAACGTGTCCCAATACTCTTCCTCCTGAAGGTGTCATTTCTGATCCGGCAATGCCGGAATCATTCTTTTGTGCCGGGAGAAGCGTCGCTTAGAGGACGTTCTTTCTTCACATGCGTGAATATAACTGCCACTGGGCATCCCTCTGGAAGGACGCCGGAGTCAAACTCGATGAGAGATACACAAGCATGTCATTTTCCTGCAGCGGGGTATCCGGAGACAACTCGACCGGTCGGGGTCCCCTGAGCGCCAGAAGGGTGAGCAGGCCAGGGACAGGAGGTTCCTGACGGAGCTCTGCAATCGAAAATCCCTTGAAAGGAGAATCTTCCTGCACCCAATGGATCTTGACCTCCAGTTTTCGCGATCCCAGCTCCGCTGTCAGGTTGGTCAATAACCATATGACACCGGTTTCCTCGAGAAGCAGCGCCTCGAGACGAAACTTTTTTTCCAGGCGCTCAAGACCGTTGATCCGTTTGATCAGGGCCCTGACTTTCTCGCTTTTACGCATGTGCTCAAGCCAGTCACCGGATGTCCGGATCCCGGAGGAAGCCTCCTCCCCGAGAAGCTCGAGAAGCTGATCCTTTCGGGAAGCAATACGGTTTTTCTTGAGTCGCGTCCGGATCAGTTCGATCCGCGGCCGTACAAGTTCCCCGATGCGCGCAAAAATATCACGCAGGAGGTCCCATTGTTCAGAAGCAAACAGACGGATGCTCCGGTAGCCAATCGATACGCGCAACGGAAAAGCTCCTTTTAAGGATAGACCAGCATCGGACAATCTTAGCAGAACAAAGCGCTCCCGTCATGAGGAATATCCCTTTTTTCTTCTGCCGCCCTGGGGAGAGGGAAGTCGTTCGGGGACGTGTGACGAGGACATCACAATCCTCCGGATGAAAGAGAGGAGAGAGTTCGTGTATCTTTAGAAGGAACGGAATGACAAGAGAAAGTTCCGGAAATAAATAAATGATAAAGGCAGGAGTGAAAGCGCATTGAAAATAAATCAATGGAGCAGGGTGACCGGAAAATGGTCGCTGTCTGTCTGGTTTTGTGGGATCGTTTTTCTTTTGCCGTCCCTGGTCTCGGCACATGGTGTCGGATCCCGGGGGCTGGATGCGGGAAAGAAAATTTACCGGACAAACTGTGCCGTCTGCCATGGCGTGGACGGGCGTGGAGAGGGCAGGGGAGGGCGGCATTTGAATCCTCCCGTTCCGGATTTTACCCAGCCCGGATTTCTGAAGGGAAAATCCGATTCCTATCTTTTTCACCTGATTTCGAATGGCATCGAGGATATGCCGGGCTGGTCGGACAAGCTCGCTCCGGGGCAGATTACGGACGTTCTCCACTATCTCCGTTCCCTCGCCGGTCCGTCCGGGGATACCCGGCCGCCATCCCCGGACCGATTTTCCGGAGAGTGAGGAGAACCGGGTTCCGTCCGTCTCCCTGGACCAGAGGACGAATGTTGAAAGAATTCCCGCTTTTTTGCGATAATCAGCTGATATCCTGTTCAGGTCATCAACATTTCTCTCTCAGAAATCGGGCAGAGGAGGGATGTTTCTGCCCCGGACGGGATCGTCCGGAAAACGGACTTTGAGGAGAATATGGAATTCAAGCGCATAAATCAGCTCCCTCCCTATGTGTTCAATATCGTCAACGAAATGAAGGTCGAGTTTCGTCGGCGGGGGGAGGACATCATAGACCTCGGTATGGGCAATCCCGACCTGCCGACACCGCCTCCGATCGTTGAGAAACTGGTTGAAGCTGCACGTAATCCGAGGAATCACCGCTATTCGGCGTCCAAGGGGCTTCCCAAATTACGGGAAGCGATCTGCTCCTGGTACATGCGCCATTATGGTGTTTCACTGAATCCGGAAAACGAGGCGGTTGTCACGATCGGCTCGAAAGAAGGAATCGCCCACTTGGCTCTGGCGACCATTGACCGAGGAGACAAGGTCCTGGTGCCGAATCCCACTTACCCTATCCACGCGTTCAGTTTTGCGATGGCGGGTGCGGACCTCTGCCACTTCCCAATGCACCCGGACCGGAATCTCTGGGAGGATTTCATGGAATCCTTCGAGAGGATGGGAGGAGCCCCGAAAGCCGTACTCGTGTGCTATCCGCACAATCCGACAACCCTTACGGTCGAAGACGGATTTTTCGAAAAACTTGTCGCTCTCGCCCATGAGAGAAACTTTTTCGTTATTCACGATCTTGCCTATGCGGACATCACGTTCGGAGGGTACAAGGCACCGAGTTTTCTCTCCGTTCCCGGAGCGCGTGAGATCGGTGCCGAGTTTTTCACGCTTTCAAAGTCCTATAACATGCCCGGCTGGCGTGTGGGATTCCTTGTGGGTAACCGGGACATCGTCGGAGCCCTGACCCGTCTGAAAAGCTATCTCGACTACGGGATGTTTCAGCCTATCCAGATTGCAAGCATTCTCGCGCTCAACCAGATGGATGCCGTGCCCAGGCAGATCGCTTCCGTATACGAGAAACGCTGCAAGGTTCTGGTGGAAGGCCTGAACAGGGGGGGGTGGGCAGTCACGATGCCCAAGGGGTCCATGTTCCTCTGGGCCCGCATCCCGATGTCGCATCGCCAGATCGGCTCACTCGAGTTCGCCAAGCTTTTAATGTCCGAAGCGCAGGTCGGTGTGTCACCGGGGATCGGTTTCGGATCCGAAGGGGATTCCTATGTCCGTTTCGCTCTGGTGGAAAACGAAAACAGAATCCGCCAGGCCACGATGAACATCAAGCGTTTCCTCGCCAGAACCGACCGGATGGAAATGGGAGGTATCGGATGAAACGTCATGGACTGAAACTTCTGGCCGTTCTGGCCAGTGCCTCGCTGTTATCGCTTCCTGCCGTGAACGCCTGGGCCTGGAGCTGGAAACTCGGAGATACGCCTGAAAACGTTCTGGCGGTCTTTCACCGGGGAGATCCGGGCCTGAAGCCGAGGGAAGGAGCTTCCACCGCGCTGCCATGCGGGATCTATACCGATTTTGATGCCCATCCCCAGGATCGTTATCTCTTCTTTTCCCCGTTTCGCCTTTCCAATGGAAAATACACACCGGAGTTCCAGTTTGAGTTCCGGGACAGTCATCTCAAGGCGGTTCTCGTGACCGCTCCCTATTCAAGTCCGTCCCAAAAGCCATACTGGACCCTGAATGACATTCTTCCGGAGAGTCTCCGGAGCGTGACTCCGCGTATCATTCCTGCGGGAGAGCTGAAAGAAAAGAAAGGGATCCAGCTTCCGAATGACGCTGTCCTGATCTGGGATTACGGTGACCGGGAACTTCAGGTCCTTGTCTTCAATCTCCCCGCTTCTCCGGAGAAGATAGACTGGGGGGCCCTCCCTGTTGCAGCGTATTTCCGGGCATACCGAAGTGTGCTTCTGGATGAAGGAAAGACGATTCCCCTTCCAATGAAGAATCCTTTCATGCAGTAACGCAGACTGTGTCCGGGAGGCTCCCGGGGGAAACCTGAAAGAGGGTGATTCCCGGACAAGAGGTCTTTTTTATCTATCGGGTTTTATCTACAGGTCCGCAGAGGACACGCGAGGATCCATGAATTCCCCCTCTCAAGAGAAACCTGTTGTCCTGGGCCTGATTGGGTACGGGACTGTCGGTCAGGGCTTTGTCCGGCTCCTCCGGAAGGAGACGGATCTTCTCGGGCGCCGACTGGGATTCCCACTGTTCCTGAAAACGGTGGTCGACAGAAACATTAAGGAAAAATTCTCGGGACTCCTGGACGGGGTCGTGCTCTCCCATGATCCGGCGTCTGTCATCAACGATCCGGAGATTCAGATCGTTATTGAGCTGATCGGAGGTATCGAGCCTGCCAAGTCGCTTCTTCTCGAAGCGGTGCGAAAAAAAAAGTCGGTTGTTACGGCAAACAAGGCTCTGCTGGCGCTTCACGGAGAAGAACTCTTTCAGGCGGTTCATTCCAACCGGACCGATTTTGCATTCGAAGGGTCTGTCGGAGGCGGAATACCGATTCTCCGGTCTTTGCGAGAAGGGATCGGAGGGAACCGGATCCAGTCTCTCCGCGGGATCATTAATGGAACCTGCAACTATATCCTGACCCGGATGACCTACGAAGGACAGGATTTTGAAACCGTGCTGCGGGAAGCCCAGGCTCTTGGGTATGCAGAAGCCGATCCGTCCTTTGATATCGACGGGATCGACGCCGCCCACAAGCTCGCCATTCTCGGCACTCTCTCCTTTGGATCACCGATTGCCTTCCAGGACATCCCCGTCGAGGGGATCCGGAAGGTTCAGACAATCGATATCGAGTTCGGGCGCGAGCTGGGTTATGTCCTGAAACTTCTCGGCATCGCTAAGGACAACGGTGCGTCCCTGGACCTTCGGGTTCATCCCGCTTTCCTGCCGGAGGACTCGGTCCTGGCCGAGGTCGACGGGGTTTTCAATGCGGTGGAGGTGAATGGGGAAACATTGGGACCCGCCCTGTTTTATGGGCGAGGTGCGGGGTCCGATCCAACCGCGACGGCTGTCATGGGCGATGTCATGGAACTTGCCCGGGCGATTCATACCGGGTGCTTTCACCAGGTTCCGCCTCTCGGTTTTTCCTGGAATGACCGTATCCGTCGTCCTGTCACCGGACTCCCGGGTATCCGGAGCGAATATTATCTCCGGTTTATGGCGCCTGATTCTCCCGGAACCCTCTCTTACTTGTCCGGAGTTCTGGGGGAGAACGGAATCAGCATTGAGTCCGTTATCCAGAAGGGAAGAAAAATGGGGGGGAGTGTGCCGGTGGTCATCCTGACGCATACGGCCCCGGAGTCCAGCGTGAGGACCGCCCTGAACATCATTGACCGGTCCGTCCATGTGACGGAACCGACCGTCCTGATCCGTGTGGAAGGAAATGCCGAAGCATGAAAAACGATTGGCCTGGAATTGTTCAGTATTACAGGGAATATTTGCCGATCCTTCCCCAGACGGTACCTGTGACGCTGGGAGAAGGGGGGACCCCGCTGGTGCCTCTGGATCGTGTCGTCGAAAAACTGGGGATCCGACTGCGCCTCTATGCGAAGGTGGACGGCCAAAACCCCACAGGAAGTTTCAAGGACCGGGGAATGACTCTGGCTGTTACAAAAGCTCGGGAGCGCGGAGCGAAAGCACTGATCTGCGCATCCACCGGAAATACTTCCGCCTCGGCGGCCGCTTACGGCGCCCGGGCCGGACTGACCGTGTACGTCGTCATTCCGGAAGGAAAAATTGCCAAAGGCAAGCTTGCCCAGGCGGTCATCCACAATGCGGTTGTCATCCAGATCCAGGGTCTTTTTGACGAAGCCTTGCAGGTGGTTCGGGATATTTCTGCAACGCACCCTGTTGCCCTGGTCAATTCGGTCAACCCGGATCGTCTGGAAGGGCAAAAGACGGTCGCTTTCGAGATCTGTGACGTTCTTGGGCATGAGCCGAACTACCATTTCCTTCCGGTAGGAAATGCCGGGAATATCACTGCAAGCTGGATGGGGTACCGGGAATACAAGATGTCCGGCAAGCTTCGGGACCTTCCCCGGATGGTCGGGGTTCAGGCAGAGGGAGCTGCTCCCATTGTCCGCGGTCACGTTGTGGAAAAACCGGAAACGATCGCTTCGGCGATCCGGATCGGGAACCCCGCGTCCTGGCAGGGCGCCCTGAAGGCCGCTTCCGAATCGAGAGGCGACATCATCGCCCTGTCCGATGAAAAAATCCTCGAAGCCTACTGGATGCTGGCGAAAGAAGAGGGTGTTTTCTGCGAACCGGCCTCTGCGGCCTCCCTCGCCGGTGTGATTGAGTATGCCCGGAACGGACGTTTCCTCTCCGGTGATGTTGTCGTCTGCACCCTGACCGGTCACGGACTCAAGGATCCCGAAACGGCCCTGTCCACCCCTCACTCCGAAATCCGGGTTCCTCCGGGAAAAGAGGCGGTTCTTCGGGTTCTCGGCTTCTAGTTCTCATTCGAAGGCCGGGCGATGGAAGCACAACTCGTTTTCATTCTGGACGGTCTCGCCGAATCCTTGTCTCCGACGACACTGGAGATTGCCCGAACCCCTTTTCTGGACAGTTTTTCCGGAAGAGGAGAGGCCGGACTGGTGGATCTGGGATGGGATCAGGAGGACCCTTCCTCCGAATCTGGTATCCTTCGCCTGTGCGGAGCTTCGGAAAGAGAAAAAATCTATTCCCGCTCCCTTCTTCTCTATGGGGCCTTTCATTCTTCCGGACTTTCCTCGGGAGCGGAAGGAATACACGGAGAAGACAGAAAATGGGTCTGGATCCTGAACCCCGCGACTGTCTCGGGCAGGCGTCTTGATTCCTATGTCGAGGACAGTCCCCTGGACTCTTTCTGGCGGAGTTTTCTGGAACGCGCTACCCGAAGGAGAAGTCCATTCCGCTATCTTCCGGTTCACGGAAATGCGGGACATATTCTTCGTGTTCTGGCCACTCATCCGGTGGACGGGCAGCCCACGGGGGACTCCCGGCCTCCCCGTCGTGGAGATTCTCTTCCCGCTGACGGACTCGTGGCGGACCTGGTGCGGGAAGGAATTGCCTGTGTTCCTCCGGGGTCTCCATTCAATTGCGTATGGCCCTGGGGCATGGGAAAATGGGAGCCGGAGAGAATGCGTCCCTGTCCGGAGCAGGACAGAAAATGGATGATTGCCGGATCTCCTCTTCCAAGGGCCATCGGAAAGATTCTGGGCTGGAGAACACCCTGCCTGACAGAGGCGACCGGCGATGTTGACACCTCCCTCGCCAGCAAGGGGAAAGCGATTTGTGACGCCCTGGAGTCGGACAGGACGACACATGTGTTCTGTCACCTTGAAGGATTTGATCTGGCAAGCCATCGTCGCAACGCTTCCCAGAAGATTTGGTTTCTGGAAGAGTTCGACCGGGTGCTCGGACCTGTCCTTCAAACCCTTCTTTTCCGGAAGCGGCTGAAAGGCCTCTGGTTCACCTGTGACCATCGGAGTTCCCCGGTCACGGGAAACCATGAAGGTGGACCGGTGCCCTATCTATACGTTCCTGTTTCAGGCGGAACGTTCTCCTCGCTCCACGGAGTCGGGAAGTGGACGGAGAAAAACGCCGGGACAGGAAAACTGCATACGATTGACAGCTGGAAGAACGCTCTCGGATTCTCAATCCATCAGAAAGGCGGCACCCACAAGATATGGCTTTGATCGTTCAAAAATTCGGAGGCACATCGGTCGGTTCGATCGAACGGATCAAAAATGTTGCGCACATCATCCGCTCGACAGTGGAAAAAGGGGACAGGGTTGTCGCTGTGGTCTCCGCCATGAGCGGAGAAACCGATCGCCTGGTCCGCCTGGCCCATGAACTTTCAGCTGAGCCCCACGAGCGGGAAATGGACATGCTTCTCTCTTCCGGAGAGAGAGTCACAAGCGCCCTCCTGTCGATCGCACTCAACGAATCCGGCCTTCCTGCCCAGTCCATGACGGGCCGTCAAGTGGGAATCCGGACGGACAGCGTTCACACGAAAGCCCGGATCGCGAGTATCTCCTCCGAAAGGCTCGAAGAGGTTCTTTCCCAGGGAAAGGTCCCTATTGTGGCAGGCTTCCAGGGGATTTCCGCAGAAGAAAACGTCACGACCCTGGGGCGCGGGGGATCCGACACGACGGCAGTGGCTCTTGCTGTCGCCATCAAGGCGGACAGGTGTGATATCTACACGGATGTGACGGGAGTCTTTACCGCAGACCCGAATCTGGTTCCAAATGCACGAAAACTGGACCAGATCTCTTATGAGGAAATGCTGGAACTGGCCTCCCTGGGAGCCAAGGTTCTCCAGACGCGTTCCGTTGAATTCGCCATGAAATACAGGATGCCCGTGCGGGTCCGCTCGACTTTCGTTCCCGAAGACGAGGGGACTCTGGTCACGGTGGAGGAAAAAAGGATGGAACATATTGTCGTTTCCGGGATTACACTCGACAAGAATCAGGCAAAGATCACGGTTCAGGATGTTCCGGACAAACCGGGTCTGGCCGCCCGGATGTTCGACACCATCTCGAACCAGTCGATCGTTGTGGATATGATTGTCCAGAACGTCGGACAGGATGGACTCACAGACATTTCTTTCACCGTTCCCCGTTCGGATGCCAGAAAAGCCCAGCGCCTGGCAACGGAGGTTGCTGCATCGATTGGTGCCGGTGAAGTGCGAATCAAGGAAAACATCGTCAAGATTTCCATCGTGGGGGTGGGCATGCGCTCGCATTCCGGAGTCGCGGCGCGGATGTTTTCCTCTCTCGCCCGCGAAGGAATCAATATCCTCATGATCTCGACCTCCGAAATCAAGATTTCCTGCCTGATCGACGAAAAATATTCAG
This window harbors:
- a CDS encoding aminotransferase class I/II-fold pyridoxal phosphate-dependent enzyme is translated as MEFKRINQLPPYVFNIVNEMKVEFRRRGEDIIDLGMGNPDLPTPPPIVEKLVEAARNPRNHRYSASKGLPKLREAICSWYMRHYGVSLNPENEAVVTIGSKEGIAHLALATIDRGDKVLVPNPTYPIHAFSFAMAGADLCHFPMHPDRNLWEDFMESFERMGGAPKAVLVCYPHNPTTLTVEDGFFEKLVALAHERNFFVIHDLAYADITFGGYKAPSFLSVPGAREIGAEFFTLSKSYNMPGWRVGFLVGNRDIVGALTRLKSYLDYGMFQPIQIASILALNQMDAVPRQIASVYEKRCKVLVEGLNRGGWAVTMPKGSMFLWARIPMSHRQIGSLEFAKLLMSEAQVGVSPGIGFGSEGDSYVRFALVENENRIRQATMNIKRFLARTDRMEMGGIG
- a CDS encoding DUF5069 domain-containing protein; translation: MAHDRSGGKVGKKELPGTTPFRPRNGRLRTGGLPWLGRMIDKGRAFRSGTLGDYAFPCSMDLDLLRYLGMEPDAFLALLDLCPQDQALLETLGIESRSSSEKSLWAEVFEVRHARLLSELDKEEQDERIGNTDE
- a CDS encoding c-type cytochrome, with product MKINQWSRVTGKWSLSVWFCGIVFLLPSLVSAHGVGSRGLDAGKKIYRTNCAVCHGVDGRGEGRGGRHLNPPVPDFTQPGFLKGKSDSYLFHLISNGIEDMPGWSDKLAPGQITDVLHYLRSLAGPSGDTRPPSPDRFSGE
- a CDS encoding aspartate kinase; the protein is MALIVQKFGGTSVGSIERIKNVAHIIRSTVEKGDRVVAVVSAMSGETDRLVRLAHELSAEPHEREMDMLLSSGERVTSALLSIALNESGLPAQSMTGRQVGIRTDSVHTKARIASISSERLEEVLSQGKVPIVAGFQGISAEENVTTLGRGGSDTTAVALAVAIKADRCDIYTDVTGVFTADPNLVPNARKLDQISYEEMLELASLGAKVLQTRSVEFAMKYRMPVRVRSTFVPEDEGTLVTVEEKRMEHIVVSGITLDKNQAKITVQDVPDKPGLAARMFDTISNQSIVVDMIVQNVGQDGLTDISFTVPRSDARKAQRLATEVAASIGAGEVRIKENIVKISIVGVGMRSHSGVAARMFSSLAREGINILMISTSEIKISCLIDEKYSELSVRALHAEFQPETRGVTHEG
- a CDS encoding homoserine dehydrogenase, producing MNSPSQEKPVVLGLIGYGTVGQGFVRLLRKETDLLGRRLGFPLFLKTVVDRNIKEKFSGLLDGVVLSHDPASVINDPEIQIVIELIGGIEPAKSLLLEAVRKKKSVVTANKALLALHGEELFQAVHSNRTDFAFEGSVGGGIPILRSLREGIGGNRIQSLRGIINGTCNYILTRMTYEGQDFETVLREAQALGYAEADPSFDIDGIDAAHKLAILGTLSFGSPIAFQDIPVEGIRKVQTIDIEFGRELGYVLKLLGIAKDNGASLDLRVHPAFLPEDSVLAEVDGVFNAVEVNGETLGPALFYGRGAGSDPTATAVMGDVMELARAIHTGCFHQVPPLGFSWNDRIRRPVTGLPGIRSEYYLRFMAPDSPGTLSYLSGVLGENGISIESVIQKGRKMGGSVPVVILTHTAPESSVRTALNIIDRSVHVTEPTVLIRVEGNAEA
- the miaB gene encoding tRNA (N6-isopentenyl adenosine(37)-C2)-methylthiotransferase MiaB; amino-acid sequence: MSDSAATGEKHLPPGNPPDTRGSIFDGKTFYIKTFGCQMNVHDSERMAGLLASEGGKPVSEPAAADIILVNTCTIRDKADQKALSDLGRIRQVRKEGPGTILAVTGCMAQREGEEIFRLVPDVDLILGPSQIRNLIPLLDAASTPRARVDGTLWPVPEMTTPPALRPPGVSAFVTVQEGCDKACAYCVVPATRGPERSRPVADILREAEDLVSMGFREITLLGQNVNGYGQKGDTAGASFPELLQRLSDIPGLLRIRFTTSHPMDMSDALINVMATSSRVMPHLHLPVQSGSDRMLERMQRGYTLDDYRRWIEKLRKKVPEAALTTDLIVGFCGETEEDFEKTLAAVEKFRFDGAFAFIYSPRPSTPAHSWEDIPPREVSVERLERLQKKVEQQAMERNQGLVGSRVEILTEKWDPETRTAVGRTPQFLTVRALVAPERPDPSPGDLLFVTITQGARAGLKGNAVSHA
- the thrC gene encoding threonine synthase, whose translation is MKNDWPGIVQYYREYLPILPQTVPVTLGEGGTPLVPLDRVVEKLGIRLRLYAKVDGQNPTGSFKDRGMTLAVTKARERGAKALICASTGNTSASAAAYGARAGLTVYVVIPEGKIAKGKLAQAVIHNAVVIQIQGLFDEALQVVRDISATHPVALVNSVNPDRLEGQKTVAFEICDVLGHEPNYHFLPVGNAGNITASWMGYREYKMSGKLRDLPRMVGVQAEGAAPIVRGHVVEKPETIASAIRIGNPASWQGALKAASESRGDIIALSDEKILEAYWMLAKEEGVFCEPASAASLAGVIEYARNGRFLSGDVVVCTLTGHGLKDPETALSTPHSEIRVPPGKEAVLRVLGF
- a CDS encoding class I SAM-dependent methyltransferase, whose translation is MGHVFNPRMVERLEDPARLEFQNPEKLLSLMKPLDGKGFLDFGVGTGFFAFPVYDRYGDRGPFFGVDIQPEMLALLKERSLGRYKREVLKSIPASSFPLPLESESIGLMWMVNVYHEIDDRKKTLEELRRLLSPGGSLFLVDWKREETPSGPPMEERVAEVDLYDDLLEAGFDRIRSWDLYPWHMTVQVEK